The sequence CCACGTTTCAGCAAGCATCCGTGGCAGGTGGCTTCCCCAGTCTGCCTCCCTATCAGTGGCACCAGCAGCAACCCTTGAGGGAGAGATACTCTTGAGACCTACGTGATGCCTCCTCCATCTGGAAACACAACATAAATGTGGTGGGAATTTCGGGCCCAGGCTGTCTGACGCTCAAAGGCCACGCAGGCTGCAACCACCTCAGGTGTTCACCAACCTAACGCCAAGGTCCTAGTGGGCCCACTGCCAACCCATAATCCTCTGCCTCAATCAGAACAACATGTTATGAGCCCATGGCTCTCCTGGTTATGTAAGTCTCAAAGGTGGGATCCACTCCTGGCTCACAGACTCCTCCAAACATAAGGGgcactcagcagttaagagcactggctcctcttccagaggacccgggttcagtttccagcacccacatggcagctcaaaacggtaactccagttccaggggatccaatgcacataaaataaagttaaataaattattaaacaaacaaacaacaacaaaacataaggGGAGCTCCAGACAAATTTGATGACTACATCACACAATTGCTATACCATACTCAAGGGTCTTCCCCATACCATAACTGCACCAGCTACCATGATGCTGTCCATGACATATTGTCGGCAGAGGCTGTAGCAAGCATATACAATCCCAACCAATGCCTGGTTCTACTCAGGTATATACCTGTCATCACTAGGATCTGCACTACAGGAATCTAAGATTGAGAGCCCAGAGCTAAGAAGTGCCTCACTCAAGAAGACACAGTGAGCCAGGTAGTCAGTTCACTCCAGACAAACAGCGAAGACGCTGGTCATCACAAAAGGAACATGGACTGCAGATTAACCATTTACTCTGCTGGGCACTTTGGCTGCATGGCACTGGCTCCTCACAAATCTAGGGTATCAGGATGACCGTTACTCCCATTGTATACGTGAGCTCTTGACAAACCAGACCCAGAGAGgaaagatacataaataaataaataaaatgcgcACCACGCAGATGGAAGGAAATGTTGGTGACACAGGACAGAGTAGATGCTCTTAACTCACTTGGGCAGTGCTGCTCTCTGAGCTGCTATAAGACATACCACTAGGAAGCACACAGGcagagctgtcatttctctgagTACCCATTGATCCCCAAGGAGGCTAGGCGAAGGAATGATTGTCAGGCTGCACTTACCCGGGGCACTGGTGACGTCTGGGCCCCTTTCCGGGGCCCACTGGTCTCTGGTGTAAGATCACGGTGGTCCACCTGCATGTGGCTCTCCAGGTCCTCGGCACTCTCAAACTTCACGTTGCATTCAGGGCAGCGGAGACCAGCACAGGGCCGGTCAGCAGGTTCGGGTGGGGCCAGGCCACCCACCTGTCCATTGGCACTACGGGCCATGCAGCTGGCACATAGGCCATAGGGAAGCCCATTGACATCAAGCCTGACCAGGTCCTGCTTGCTACGGAACTCTTTGAGGCACAGGGCACACTTGTAGAGCTTCTGCAGGCCCTGGCCATTGGGGGAGGAGGCAGCCGAGCTGCCCGCCAGCTTCTGCATGTGGAAGGTGCCATGGATCTTGAGCTCCAACGTGGAGGTGACAGTCTGCATACAGACCACACAGCGGAAGCCAGTGAGGGAGTTGCGCAAGTCGGGGTGCATCTGGCAGTGCTCAATGAACTCCTCCTCGCTCTGCAGGGGCATTTTGCAGATGCGACAGGTGCCCGTGTCCAGGCTCTTGCTGTGGGTCACCTTGTGCTCCGTGAGCGTCAGCAGCGAGGGGAAGCGCTCACCACAGATGGGACACATGTAGTGCTTGGCAGGGCCCCGGTGCGTCTGCAGGTGTTCCCGGAGCCCGTTCTCCGAGAAGAAAGTCCGTGAGCAAACATTGCATTTGTGGCTGCCCTTGATGAATTCCGCCTTCTTCCGTGAGCCGTCATCCTCACCGGGCCGGATGTTGTGATCCCGAAGCCGGTGGTTCTGCAGCAGCACCTCCATGGTGTAGGCTGCACCGCAGATGTCACAGCCATACATGGGCTCTGACGCATCCACGTCGTCCTCACTCGCCTCATGGCTGTTTGGTGCCTCGGGGTTCTTGAGCAGCATGCCCTGCAGGTCAGCAGGCTCTGCCTTcttggtggaggtggggggcacCCCGTTGGTCGTGCCGTTCTCTGCAGCTGCATCGAACACACAGTGCTTCTCCCGCAGGTGCTTCTCCAGCAGGATGACGGCGTGGAAGGCCTTGCTGCAGAACCTGCAGTTGTACTTCTTGCTGTGCGTGGTGATGTGGCACTGGAGCTCCACCTCGGTGCTGAAGGTCTCACCGCAGAAGATGCACTTGTGAGCCTTGGCCGGGTTGCCGAGGTGACTGTGCTTCACATGCACCTGCAGGTCAGCCTCCTTGCGGAAGTCCCAGTTGCAGGCCGTGCAGCGGTACATCTTCTTTTCGTTGCTGTGTTTCACAGCCAGGTGCACCTGAATGGACACCTTGGAGTCGAAGACCTCCTGGCACAGGGTGCAGTGGTAGAGCACGAAGGTATGCATGTCCAGTAGGTGCTTCTGCAAGTCGTCCACGGAGGAGAACTGCTTGTCGCAGCTCTCGCAGACATAGTGGGTGGACGTGGTCATGTAGTGCACCGTCAGATGCTGCAGGAGGGACTCCTGGGAGTCAAAGTCTTCTTTGCACTGGGGGCAGGCCTGCTTCCGAAGCAGCAGCTCCAGGTGCAGCTTCAGGTGGGTCTGAAAGCTCTCGAAGTTGGAGAACTTGAGGTCGCACTGATTGCAGGGATACTCGCCATTCGAGATGGAATTGGCGCTCCCAGAGAGACGCTGCCGTTTTGGGGAAGACACCTCAACGTCAGAGGAGACGGGGCTCTGCTCTGCCTTGGACTTCTTGCTGTGTGCCAGAGGAATGTTCTTGTGGTTCTCTTTGATGTGCTTAGTGAGCTTCAGGATGGAGCCAAAGATAGGAGAGTTGGTACAGTAAGGGCAGGAGTAGACCTCCATGAAGGACTGCGTGGGCTGCACGACAGGAGACTCCAGCTTGGTGCTACCCACGCTGCAATGTGCCTGCTGGATGTGTTCAGTAAGGGAGGACTCAGTGAGGAAGCCCATGGAGCACTGGTTGCAGAAGAAAGCGTTATTACCATCAGGAGGGTTGGCATTGGGGCCACAGTGGGAGACTCGGATGTGCTCCTGCAGGCTGTTAATATCGGCGAACATCTCAGGGCAGTAGTTGCAGTGGAAGGCTGAAATGTTGCCAAACTGCATGACAGGGTAGGCGTGGCTCTTGTGTAGCTTGCGCACATGCTCGTTGAGGTTGTAAAGGGTGGGCATGGAGTCTAGGCAGATCTGACACGTGTGGCTCTGCTGAGGTTTATCCGCGTGGATGGTCTTCAGATGAATCTCTAGCACAGCCAGGCTGGTAAAGTCCCGCTTAGAACAATAGGGGCAGCTGTAGACCACCTTGGACCAGCTCTGCCCATCATCCCGCATCTTCTTCTGCCCCCTCAGTGGCTTCAAAGTGGAGTCTGGCGTGGATCCACGCTCCACCGAGGCGCTGGAGTCAGGCGTAGCGCTGCTCATAGAAGCCACGCTGCCCAGCACAGGGTCAGGGCTGACACTGTGATTGCTGGAGTCTGGTTGCCGATGGCTGTCCAGGTGGCAGTACACACCTTCCACCGAGGAGAACTGCTCGGGGCACATGGGGCACTTATGTTTCTGGTTGGCGTGGGCTTGGTGGATGTGGGCAAGCAGCGTGCTCTCGTCAACAAAGACCTCAGGGCAGTGAATGCACTGCAGGTCCGCCTTCTCGGAGAGCTG comes from Microtus ochrogaster isolate Prairie Vole_2 unplaced genomic scaffold, MicOch1.0 UNK15, whole genome shotgun sequence and encodes:
- the Znf423 gene encoding zinc finger protein 423, with the protein product MEDESIYTCDHCQQDFESLADLTDHRAHRCPGDGDDDPQLSWVASSPSSKDVASPTQMIGDGCDLGLGEEEGGTGLPYPCQFCDKSFIRLSYLKRHEQIHSDKLPFKCTYCSRLFKHKRSRDRHIKLHTGDKKYHCHECEAAFSRSDHLKIHLKTHSSSKPFKCSVCKRGFSSTSSLQSHMQAHKKNKEHLAKSEKEAKKDDFMCDYCEDTFSQTEELEKHVLTLHPQLSEKADLQCIHCPEVFVDESTLLAHIHQAHANQKHKCPMCPEQFSSVEGVYCHLDSHRQPDSSNHSVSPDPVLGSVASMSSATPDSSASVERGSTPDSTLKPLRGQKKMRDDGQSWSKVVYSCPYCSKRDFTSLAVLEIHLKTIHADKPQQSHTCQICLDSMPTLYNLNEHVRKLHKSHAYPVMQFGNISAFHCNYCPEMFADINSLQEHIRVSHCGPNANPPDGNNAFFCNQCSMGFLTESSLTEHIQQAHCSVGSTKLESPVVQPTQSFMEVYSCPYCTNSPIFGSILKLTKHIKENHKNIPLAHSKKSKAEQSPVSSDVEVSSPKRQRLSGSANSISNGEYPCNQCDLKFSNFESFQTHLKLHLELLLRKQACPQCKEDFDSQESLLQHLTVHYMTTSTHYVCESCDKQFSSVDDLQKHLLDMHTFVLYHCTLCQEVFDSKVSIQVHLAVKHSNEKKMYRCTACNWDFRKEADLQVHVKHSHLGNPAKAHKCIFCGETFSTEVELQCHITTHSKKYNCRFCSKAFHAVILLEKHLREKHCVFDAAAENGTTNGVPPTSTKKAEPADLQGMLLKNPEAPNSHEASEDDVDASEPMYGCDICGAAYTMEVLLQNHRLRDHNIRPGEDDGSRKKAEFIKGSHKCNVCSRTFFSENGLREHLQTHRGPAKHYMCPICGERFPSLLTLTEHKVTHSKSLDTGTCRICKMPLQSEEEFIEHCQMHPDLRNSLTGFRCVVCMQTVTSTLELKIHGTFHMQKLAGSSAASSPNGQGLQKLYKCALCLKEFRSKQDLVRLDVNGLPYGLCASCMARSANGQVGGLAPPEPADRPCAGLRCPECNVKFESAEDLESHMQVDHRDLTPETSGPRKGAQTSPVPRKKTYQCIKCQMTFENEREIQIHVANHMIEEGINHECKLCNQMFDSPAKLLCHLIEHSFEGMGGTFKCPVCFTVFVQANKLQQHIFAVHGQEDKIYDCSQCPQKFFFQTELQNHTMSQHAQ